In Candidatus Methanosphaera massiliense, the following are encoded in one genomic region:
- a CDS encoding 50S ribosomal protein L13: protein MATIIDGEGLVLGRLASTVSKRLLNGEEITVINAEKIIISGNKDFIYAKYKQRVDRASISNPRDLGPKYPRRPDDIFRRTVRGMIPYRKPHGRTAYKNLKVNVGVPKELEGQEVVEVKQAQPKNITKSMELGTVSKLLGAKF from the coding sequence ATGGCAACAATTATTGACGGAGAAGGACTTGTACTTGGTAGACTTGCTAGTACAGTCAGTAAAAGACTTTTAAATGGAGAAGAAATAACTGTCATCAATGCTGAGAAAATTATTATCTCTGGTAATAAGGATTTTATCTACGCTAAATACAAACAACGAGTAGACAGAGCAAGTATCTCAAATCCTAGAGATTTAGGTCCTAAATACCCACGTAGACCAGATGATATTTTCAGAAGAACTGTTAGAGGAATGATTCCTTACAGGAAACCTCATGGAAGAACTGCTTACAAAAACTTAAAAGTTAACGTAGGTGTTCCTAAAGAGTTAGAAGGACAGGAAGTTGTAGAAGTTAAACAAGCACAGCCTAAAAACATTACTAAAAGTATGGAATTAGGTACAGTTTCAAAATTATTAGGTGCTAAATTTTAA
- a CDS encoding 30S ribosomal protein S9, whose amino-acid sequence MSKTVHTSGKRKTAIARGTVKEGTGRVKVNRKPVELYEPELARLKLFEPLELAGDDLVNSVDINIRVVGGGIMGQAEAARMVIAKGLVEYTGDMNLKDRYVQYDRTMLVGDPRRSESKKFGGPGARARKQKSYR is encoded by the coding sequence ATGAGTAAAACAGTACATACTAGTGGTAAAAGGAAAACCGCTATTGCTAGAGGTACCGTTAAAGAGGGTACCGGTAGAGTTAAGGTTAACCGTAAACCAGTTGAGTTATATGAACCTGAGTTAGCTAGACTTAAATTATTTGAGCCTTTAGAATTAGCTGGCGATGACCTTGTAAATTCTGTTGACATTAATATCAGAGTTGTTGGCGGTGGAATTATGGGTCAAGCTGAGGCTGCTCGTATGGTTATTGCTAAAGGTTTAGTTGAGTATACTGGTGATATGAATCTTAAGGATAGATATGTTCAATATGATAGAACAATGTTAGTTGGAGATCCACGTCGTTCTGAGTCTAAAAAATTTGGTGGACCAGGTGCTAGAGCAAGAAAACAAAAAAGTTACAGGTAA
- a CDS encoding DNA-directed RNA polymerase subunit N: MLLVRCFTCGKVISASFDEFKERTENGEDPGEVLDDLGITKYCCRRMFISHVDVW, encoded by the coding sequence ATGTTACTCGTAAGATGTTTTACATGTGGGAAGGTTATTTCAGCAAGTTTTGATGAGTTTAAGGAGAGAACTGAGAATGGTGAGGATCCAGGCGAGGTTCTTGATGATTTAGGTATTACAAAATATTGTTGTAGAAGGATGTTCATTTCACACGTTGATGTGTGGTAA
- a CDS encoding DNA-directed RNA polymerase subunit K, which produces MESRGNTRFERARLIGSRALQISMGAKPLVDFTPDMDPIKIAINEYEEGVLPLDAVVKDEYKD; this is translated from the coding sequence ATGGAATCTAGAGGTAATACAAGATTTGAACGTGCTAGACTTATTGGGTCTCGTGCTTTACAAATTTCTATGGGTGCTAAGCCATTAGTTGATTTTACACCTGATATGGATCCAATTAAGATAGCAATTAATGAATATGAGGAAGGTGTACTTCCATTAGATGCAGTTGTTAAGGATGAATATAAGGATTAA
- the eno gene encoding phosphopyruvate hydratase: protein MDSVIEDVRLRKIIDSRGNPTVEADVLTWNGFGRAAAPSGASTGVNEVTSFPDGGVDQVVNDIEDLISSEIIGMEAEDIREIDNVLKEIDGTDNFSNIGGNTAVAVSMATAKAAASSYNLPLYKFLGGIMPTSIPYPLGNMINGGAHAGKNAPDIQEFLVIPVGASNITEAITTNINVHRRIKAKIQDKDSTFTGGKGDEGGWAPNLTNEEALEIQTSACEEISDETGVLVRPGLDVASSEFWNEDEQKYIYEREGTSRTVEEQIDYIADLISTYKFFYVEDPIQENDFSAFAEITKKSGDDCLICGDDLFVTNAKILAKGIEAGAGNSLIIKPNQIGTLTDTYNTIKLAKANQYVPIVSHRSGETTDETIAHLAVAFNAPIIKTGAAGGERIAKLNELVRIEEELLNPKMADL from the coding sequence ATGGATAGTGTAATAGAAGACGTAAGATTAAGAAAAATTATAGATAGTAGAGGAAATCCAACTGTTGAGGCTGATGTTTTAACATGGAATGGATTTGGTAGAGCTGCAGCACCTAGTGGAGCTAGTACTGGAGTTAATGAGGTTACTTCATTTCCTGATGGTGGAGTGGACCAAGTTGTGAATGATATTGAGGATTTAATTTCTTCTGAAATTATTGGTATGGAAGCTGAAGATATTAGGGAAATTGATAATGTACTTAAAGAGATTGATGGTACTGATAACTTTTCTAATATAGGTGGTAATACTGCTGTGGCTGTTTCTATGGCTACTGCTAAGGCTGCTGCTTCTAGTTATAATCTTCCATTGTATAAGTTTTTAGGTGGTATTATGCCTACATCTATTCCTTATCCATTAGGGAATATGATTAATGGTGGTGCTCATGCTGGTAAGAATGCACCTGATATTCAGGAGTTTTTAGTTATTCCTGTTGGTGCTTCTAATATTACTGAGGCAATTACTACTAATATTAATGTTCACAGAAGGATTAAGGCTAAGATTCAGGATAAGGATTCTACTTTTACTGGTGGTAAAGGTGATGAAGGTGGATGGGCTCCTAACCTTACTAATGAGGAAGCTCTTGAAATTCAAACATCTGCTTGTGAGGAAATCAGTGATGAGACTGGTGTTCTTGTAAGACCTGGTTTAGATGTTGCATCTAGTGAGTTCTGGAATGAGGATGAACAGAAATACATCTATGAACGTGAGGGTACTTCCAGAACTGTTGAGGAACAAATCGATTATATTGCTGATTTAATTAGTACATATAAGTTCTTCTATGTTGAGGATCCTATACAAGAGAATGATTTCTCTGCATTTGCTGAGATTACTAAGAAATCTGGTGATGACTGTCTAATATGTGGTGACGATCTTTTTGTTACTAATGCTAAGATATTAGCTAAGGGTATTGAGGCTGGTGCTGGTAATTCATTAATTATTAAACCTAACCAGATTGGTACTTTAACTGATACATATAATACTATTAAGTTAGCTAAGGCTAATCAGTATGTTCCAATTGTATCTCACAGATCTGGTGAAACTACTGATGAGACTATTGCTCATTTAGCTGTTGCATTTAATGCACCTATTATTAAGACTGGTGCTGCTGGTGGAGAAAGAATTGCTAAACTTAATGAGTTAGTTAGAATAGAAGAGGAATTATTAAATCCTAAGATGGCTGATTTATAA